The region TTCGATTTTGAACCGCCGACGAAGCTCCACGGGGATGACGATCTGGCCCTTAGGGGTAGCTGTCGATACTGACATACTACGCTTCCGGTTTCGTTGTAACATCATAAATCGTATCACTCCGGATCACGGCGCGCTGGTACCCAGGGAGAGGGATGTCGTACGAGTGACCGCCGCTAGAAGGCGAGCACGCTACCTAACTAATTGCGCAGCATTCGGGAGTCCACGAAGGCGGACAAGTGTCACCGCCGAACGGGTCGACCGCCAGCTGGTCGAGCTCGGCTCCGAGTCGCTCGCGCTCGGTTCGAGGCGCGCGGCGCACGACCTTTCGAGCGCTCGAGGAGATTGAGACGGTCCAGTTCGGCATGCAGCTGCGCGAGAGTCAGGTATCGCCCGCGGCGGATCTCCGCTCGACCCCTCTCGATGCCCCGGAGCTCGCGCCGGCTGGGTCCGGCGCTCGGCAGGAGATAGAAGCGGAGCGCTTCGCGGATGAGCTCGGAGCGGGTACGGTGCTCGCTCTTTCGGAGCTTCTCGAGCGCCCGCGCGATGGCCGGCGGGAGCGAGATGGTGAAGGTGGACGTAGAACGCATCGAAAGGCAAACGCTCGGACGTCGATCAGTATTACGCAGTCATACTTCATACTCGGGGCACGCCATCTGTCAAGGGCGCAGCCTACCAACGCCGTCGCAGTCGGCCAACGACTGGCGAGTGCCTTTGATCGGAACGCGAAGAGCCAACCCGGAGGCGGCCCTCGCGATGATCCGTCTTCTACAGGCGGACTGCCCGTCCCGTCCGGAGGTAGATGAGCCGAAACTCGGGCGGCGCCGCAAGGTGGAGCGCCCGCTGCGCCGCGCGTGTATACACGTCGGCCTGCAGCCGGTGGCGCTCCGGGCGCTCGTCCCGGTCGCTCTTGTAGTCGGCCACGATCCAGCGCTCGCCGCGGCGGTAGAGCAGGTCGATCTGCCCGCTCCACACCTCGCCGTCGAGCGTGATGACGAAGGGCACCTCGCGGTGGACCTCGTCCGCGGTCTGGATCTCGCGGAACACCTCGCTCGCGAAGAAGCTGCGCAGGATCGTTCCCGCCTCGCCGGCGGCGGCCACGCGCTCGGGATGCGCGAGGTCCATCTCCGCGAGCAGGTCGTGGCAGCGCGACCCGACCGTGAGCGGGTCCGCCTCGCCGTCCTCGCGCTCGAGGCGATAGGTGCGCTCGAGGTCCGGCTCCGTCCCCGACGACGGCCGGCGCAGCAGCAGCGCCGCCTGGAGGCGCCGGGCCGCCGCCTCGCGCTCCACCCACGCGGCACGCTCGGCCGCGTAATCGGGCGCGGGCGCCGGCGCGGGCACCGGAGGAGGTCCCCATGCCGGCTCGATCTGGTCGCAGAGGCGCACGGAGACCTCGAAGCCGTCGCCGCGGAGCGTCTGCTCCGCCTCCTCGCCGAGGACGAGTCCCTCTTCCCGGAGGGCCGCGACGATCATCGCGAGGAGCGTGTCCGACGCGGACTTCCCGCCCGTCAGGAGGAGGCGGTCCTTCGCGCGCGTGAGCGCCACATAGAGCAGCCGGCGGGTCTCCTCCTTGCGGATGCGCCGGTAGCGTTCCTCGGCGGCGACGCGGTCGCGGTTCCGGAGCCGCCCGCAGCGGAAGCCGACCACGCCGGTCAGCCACTCGCGCAGGATCGGCCCTTCGGCCGCGTCGCCGGGCCCGCGGTGGAGGTCGGGGACGACCACGACCGGGAACTCGAGGCCCTTCGCCTTGTGGATGCTGAGGATGCGGACCGCGTCGAGCTGCTCGTCGGCGAGCGGCGCCTCCCCCTCCTCCTCGCGCTCGCCGAAGCGCCGGCGGTACTCCGCGAGGGCGGCGGCGAGCGTCGTGCCCTCGGCGGTGAGCGCTTCGACCAGCTTGTCGATGTTCGCGACCGCCTGCTCGCCCCGGAACGTCGCGCGCGCGATCTCCGCCAGCGGGAAGCGCTCGAGCACCTCGGCGAGCAGGTCGCCGACCGGCACCCGCCACGCGCGCGCGTGCAGCTGGGCGATCGCCTGATAGAGGCGGCGCACGTCCGGGAGCCCGTGCGGCACGCGGTCGGCGTCGAGGGGACAGAGCGCGTCCGCGTCGCGCAGGTGCAGGAGGTCGCGGTCGCGGACCGCGCCGAGCGGCGAGCGGAGCACGCCCACCACGGCGAGCTCGTTGGTCGGATCGGCGATGGCGCCGAGCAGGTTCAGGAGGTCGAGCACCTCCTGGGCGGCGTAGAAGTGCTTCTCGCCCTCGATCGCGAAGTCGATGCCGCGCCGGCGGAACGCGTCGGTGTAGTGGTGCGCCTCGCCGAGCGCGCGCAGCAGGAGCGCCACGTCACCGGTCGCGAAGCGGCCCGCGGCGACGCCCGCGGCCACCCACTCCGCGATCGCCTCGGCCTCCGACTCGCGCGCCTCCCCGGCCCCGAGGCCCCGGAAGAGCATCATCTCCACGGTCCCGCCCGGGCCGCGCTCCGGGCTCGGGTCGAGCGGCACGTAGGCGGGCGCCTGGATCGTCCTCCGGCCGACGACGTTGACGAACGCCACCAGCTCCGGCCGCGCGCGGTAGTTGACGGTGAGCCGCTCGACCTCGCCCGGGAGCCGGCCGACGATCTCCTGGTACACCTCGAGGTCGGCGCCCCGGAAGAGGTAGATCGACTGCTTCGGGTCGCCGACGATCACCAGCTTCCCCGGCTCCACCTCGATGCGCCGCCAGTCCGTCTCGCAGGCTCCCTGTCGTTCCGCGAGATAGAGCAGTATCTCGCCCTGCAGCGGGTCGGTGTCCTGGAACTCGTCGACCACGATCAGCCGAAAACGCTGCTGCAGACGGTCGCGCACGTCGGGATGATCGCGCAGCACGCGGCGGGCGCGGACGAGGAGGCCCTGGAAGGAGACGTGCCCGCGGCGCGCGTACTCGCGGCGGAACTGCGCGACGAACGGCTGGAGCCACGCGAGCAGGGCCGCCATCTGGCGGTCGTCGACGTCGACGACGGCGCGCGCGAGCTCGCGGAGCTGCCGGTAGGTCTCCTGCTCCCCGCCCGTCCACCCCGCGACCGTGGGCGCGGGCGGCGTGAGCAAGGACACCTGCCGGGCGAGCTCCGAGGTCGCCTCGCCGGCGCCGAAGAGGCGGCGCATGTACTCGAGCGCGCGCATCGCCCGCAGCGCGGTGACGCGCGCCTCGCCGGCATGCGCGCGCAGCAACGCCTCCGCCCGGGCCGCGGCCTCGGCGAGGCGCGCGCGCCAGGCCTCGGCGCGTCCACGGTCCTCCGCGAGCTCGAGCGGCGCGCCGTCCTCGCACAGCGCCTCCGCAAACCGCCGGAGGTGGGTCAGCTCGAGGCGGCCGAGCAGGCTCTGCAGGAACTCGAGCGCGGTGAGGTCGGCCAGGCGGCCCTCCAGCCAGCGGGGCCAGAGATCCCGAAAGATCGCGGCGGCCCGCGTCCCGTCGTCCTCCTCGAAGGCGGGGCTCACGCCGCCTTCGAGGGGATACTGGCGGAGCAGGTGCGCGGCGAAGGAGTGGATGGTCCCGATCTCGATCCGGTCGAGCTCGGCAAGCGCGCGGACTCCGCGGCCGCGGGCCGTCGCCGGGTCGCCGAAGAGCTCGAGACCGCCGTGGAGCTCGTCGACCGGCTCGCCTGCCACCAGGCGCACGAGCCACGTGCCCAGCCGGTCCCGCATCTCGTTCGCGGCTCGCACGGTGAAGGTGAGGGCGAGGAGCCGCGATGGCTCCGTGCCGGTCGCGAGCAGGCTCTGGAGCAGCAGCCGCACCACCCGGGTGGTCTTCCCGGTGCCCGCCCCGGCCTCGATCGACGACGCGGCACTCATCGCCCCACGATCTCCCAGTACCGTGTCAAGGCGGGCGTGCGCTCGGGCTTCCGACGCAGCCGCCCGTAGTTCTTCCGGCAGATCGCGCCGAAGTCGCAGTGCGCGCAGTGGCCGCCCTGCCCGTCCGCGACGTGGATGAAGAACCAGCCGTCGCGGATGAAGGTGGCGAAGGCGGCCACCGCCTGCTCGACGTCGTCGCGGCAGCCGTCCGACTCCTCGGCGGTGAAGACGCGTACCAGACGCTCCTCGCGGATCTCGTCCACCTCCGGGTCGCCCCGCAGGTAGTCCTCGACGAACTGGAAGACCGCTCGCGTCGCCACCGCACCGGCCACGCCGTGGCGCGCCGCGACGGCGGGCGCGAGCCG is a window of Deltaproteobacteria bacterium DNA encoding:
- a CDS encoding ribbon-helix-helix protein, CopG family is translated as MRSTSTFTISLPPAIARALEKLRKSEHRTRSELIREALRFYLLPSAGPSRRELRGIERGRAEIRRGRYLTLAQLHAELDRLNLLERSKGRAPRASNRARATRSRARPAGGRPVRR